The Streptococcus equi subsp. equi nucleotide sequence CCTTAGCCATGGACGAGCCTAGGATCATTCCCTGTGCCGCATCTAAAAAGAGCTCCTCAGAACTACTGATCCCCTTGCCGGTAGACTGCCAGTGTTTTTGAGCTGATTGTAGCTTGACATGCTCTTTTTTGAGGCAAGGACAGTTAAATAGGCCCGACTCACAAGGTATTGTGTTCCAATGAGCTTACCGTCTCTATCTACAATCTGACCCTTTTGATTAAAACGATAAGCTCCTAAATCGTGATAATACAAGGGGTTGGCTGATAAGAGCATAGCATCGACATTCCGAGAAATAGCTAAATCATCAGTTCCAAAATAGGCACCAAAATTGCCAATGCCATCAAAATTAATGCGGAAATTATTGTACATATTGCTATTAGCCTTAACCCATGTGATAGCTTCAGCTGACATGCCGCGAACAGGGTCTGGACCATTAAAGGTTGTTGCTGGGATCTTATGTTCTGCGGCAACTATTAGTGCTAGATAAGCTCCGAGAGAGTGACCTGTGGTTGTTAAGGCAGAATGAGGGTACTTTCTTTTGACCTGTTGATAAAACTTTTGAGCAGATCGTAATTGGTTTTCGGCAATAACAAAATTGCCACCATCAATATTGCCGCTGACTAAATCATCTTGATTGCCCCGAATGAGCAGCTGCCAATCCGTATCAAGATCTCTGGAATCCGCAGCATTTGTCCCTGCATAGGCAATCACAACCTGAGAGGTATCGATATCACCTTTAACAATAGGGGCTACAGCCATTGCCTGCATACCGTTGTCATTGGTTTTATGGGCATCGTTGTTATTGTCCTGAACTAAGAGGACTCGGTATTGTCGTTTAGTGATAGGATCTTTTACAGTTTTACCAGCAACAATAACAAGGTCTCCATTTGATTTAGCTTTGCTAGGTTCGACATTATAAACCTGTTTAGCCAACTCATTATAACTACTATCCGATATCGCCATATTAATCCTCCTGATTGTCCTTTGAATAAATGACAGTAACACCTACAAGAGATGTTTTATTAATCTTGTCAATCCTATCCATAATTCTTGGTTTGGTATCAGTTTCAGGCTTTTCCATCTTTTCTGTATCATCATCAGTAACAATTCCTCGTATTTTCTCAAGACTAGACAAGCCATCAAACGAAAAGCCTATTTCATTTTCTCCATTTATAATCACTATCGTTCCCCACGAACCTGTTTCCCGAGAATGTCCCCAGCCTGTAAACTTAACTTCTTTAACCCCTTCATAGTCATGAACCAGCAGCTTAGCAATACTGGTTTCCAAGTCCCTTTTTTGTTGTTCCTCTGTTCTTTTGCCATTCAAACGAAAAACCATTATGATCGCTCCTATTACTATTATTAAGCCTAGCCATAGCCTTTGCTTATTGGTCTTAACTGTCATCATGTCCTCCTTTCACTCTTTTGCTATGCGTCCGTCACTCTAAGGAAGGCAGCATGACTAATTAGGGTGAAATCAACGCCAAATCTTATTTATATTATTCTCATTTTGTAATTAAATTATAATATACAGACATCTACTTGTCAATATATTATGTCCTTAGTTACTTTTTTGGTATATTTTAATCAAAACAAGCCGTACTAAGTTCCAGGAGCATGTCAAAAACAGCAGCTTACTGCTAGCCAATCCTTGTGCTTTGTCCTTTGGAAAGCCAAAAAACCTACCATGACGATAGGTTTTTTATAGCTTATTCTTGGTTATCATCTGCTACATGTAGAAATACAGCTAAAACTAAGCTCTGTCCTAGAGTTATGACAAGTAAGTCAGATCCTGCGTATCCTTGAGCTTAACAGATACTACCTTAGAAATACCAGATTCTTGCATGGTAATCCCATAAATACTGTCTGCTGCTGCCATTGTCCCCTTGCGGTGGGTAACCACGATAAACTGACTATCCTTGTCAAAACGA carries:
- a CDS encoding Predicted lipase is translated as MAISDSSYNELAKQVYNVEPSKAKSNGDLVIVAGKTVKDPITKRQYRVLLVQDNNNDAHKTNDNGMQAMAVAPIVKGDIDTSQVVIAYAGTNAADSRDLDTDWQLLIRGNQDDLVSGNIDGGNFVIAENQLRSAQKFYQQVKRKYPHSALTTTGHSLGAYLALIVAAEHKIPATTFNGPDPVRGMSAEAITWVKANSNMYNNFRINFDGIGNFGAYFGTDDLAISRNVDAMLLSANPLYYHDLGAYRFNQKGQIVDRDGKLIGTQYLVSRAYLTVLASKKSMSSYNQLKNTGSLPARGSVVLRSSF
- a CDS encoding membrane protein, with translation MTVKTNKQRLWLGLIIVIGAIIMVFRLNGKRTEEQQKRDLETSIAKLLVHDYEGVKEVKFTGWGHSRETGSWGTIVIINGENEIGFSFDGLSSLEKIRGIVTDDDTEKMEKPETDTKPRIMDRIDKINKTSLVGVTVIYSKDNQED